The region CCATAACCCCAACAGCCGCAATTTTTAATCCCGTAAAAATGTAGGGCAAGCCCGTTGGAAGTTTAAGACGCAGTAGGGTCTGCATGCGTGTAGCACCCATGGCTTTGAACAGCATTCTTTCGTTTTCGGTAGCAGCATAGAGACCAGCTACGGTGGCGACCACAATTGGAAACGTGGCAATGAAGGCGGCCAAGGCTACCTTTGAACCAATGTCAAAGCCCAACCATGCGATGAAGAGTGGAGCAAAAGCCACCTTGGGCATCGTGTCAATCGCTACTAGATAGGGCATTACCGCCCGCTCACCAAATTTTGTTTCACCCACTAAGACACCCAACGAGAAGCCAATCCCCGTCGCAATCGCAAAGCCGTAAAAGACTGTCAAGGTGGTCGTCCACAACACATCGAGCATGTATTTGCCCGAGATCAGGTTGT is a window of SAR324 cluster bacterium DNA encoding:
- a CDS encoding ABC transporter permease encodes the protein MTTTTNTSTKDTVWVEHEALIDRIPRWLAMTLLFVIVVGIWDLVTRMGWVSVIILPTPAETLNDLIFVGNNLISGKYMLDVLWTTTLTVFYGFAIATGIGFSLGVLVGETKFGERAVMPYLVAIDTMPKVAFAPLFIAWLGFDIGSKVALAAFIATFPIVVATVAGLYAATENERMLFKAMGATRMQTLLRLKLPTGLPYIFTGLKIAAVGVMAGAITGEFLGGGKGFGALIRQAASQLNTPRVFSLILYLSLLGLALYFTVVWAQRRFVFWQKVDQKGGVV